In Bifidobacterium scardovii JCM 12489 = DSM 13734, the genomic stretch TGACATTCGGATTCTGGCGCAATCTGCTGGAAAACGGCGGCGCGATCCACGCTCATTGGCCAGACGAGGGAAGTGCCGACTACGAGAACGACCTCTGGCGCGCGGGAATCGCCAAGGCCTTCCCCGGCGGCCGTCGGCACGCATTGGACACGAACGCCAAGTGGACAAGAAACTACGCACTGGACATCGTCAAGACCGTGCATGCCCTGCGCAACCGAGTCGCTCACCACGAGCCGCTCGTCAACGGCATCCCGCTGCCGGGCGAGAACCGGCGCATCACACTGGCCGACGCGGTGCAGGCCTGTTTCGATCTGGCGATGATCATGGACCGGGACCTGCACGCATGGCTGATGGACAACAGCAAGATGAAACTCGTGCTCGAACATGAGCCACAGCACAATGAGTAGACAACCATTGCCGCTCTCTTCAGTCACCTCTTCGGCGAGCGTAGGTACAGCACCGAAAAACAGCGACGGTTTTTGACCATGTTTCGACATGCCGAACGTTTCTGCAGCCCCGAAGTTCCGAGACGCTAACATTTTGTCAACAGCGGCCGTCACGATTCGTCAATTCCAACGGTCTGAACCAAGAAACTCGAAATTCAAGAGCGGATTGATTCCAACGATTCCACGGTGAATCAAGAGGACTGGCCTAAACCAAGACCTCGATTCCCAACGGAACGCCTCCGGTCACGGCTTGGACATCAGATAGTTGGTGAACGTTACGGCGCCAATTGCCGGGTGCCGAATCCCGATCACACGGAAGCCATGTTTCGCGAAGAACGGTCGCGCGGTGATGCTGGCATGAACGGTGAGCCTGTCGAGGCCGGCCGCGCCGGCGAACCGCTCGACCTGTCCGAGCAGCAGCGAGGCCACGCCGCGCCGGGAGCATGAAGGATCCACGAACAGCACGTCGATGTACCCGGCGTCATCGACGTCAATGAACCCGGCCAGGACGCTCTCGCTTCCAGACGATTCCCGTAACGGGCCCCCAAACGGATATTCCGCGACTTCGGCGACCCATGTATGCACCGCCATCCGGCGTTCGTTCCATTGCCTAAGCGTGCCGGTATGCCCGGCCCATGTGTGAACCTGCTCGCTGTTGTAATCCCGGGAGGCAGTATCGGTCACGGCCCGCCGGAACACCGCCATCGTGGTCTCAGCGTCATCGGGCCGATACCCGCGAATCATGAACCGCATACCTGATAGTGTAAACCAGGCATGGGATCGTGGAGGATCTATGTGGCGGAGGATGAACGAACGGTTGCCGTCGGGGCATCGCTCCGGACGGCACTTGCGGGAGGCATAATGAAGCGGGTCATACTCAGTGCGGACAACGACCGCAAGGTGTATGCGGTTCCGGACCGCGTCGCGGACGATCTGGAGGAATACTGTCTCGAGTTCTGCACCCGATGGCTGAGGACGAGTCCCCATGCGCGCCAATACCGTGCGCATGGGGGGCTGTGCTATGACGAACGGGATTTCATCGACTATCTGAACCGGTGGGTGTTCCCTGAGGAGCCTTCCGTTTTCGTGGCGAACCTTGGCCGGGATCAGGCCGGCCCGGCTGGATCACCGCGCCGGCCGGACGCCGATTACCCCGAATTCCGTTTCTGAACACAGTCCCGTCGGGTTTTGGAAGAGTCCCGCGACCCCGATGGCTCGGAATCCTTCACGTCCCCACCCAACAGGAATCGCAGGCTAGGATCGCCACGCATGCAGGACCGTCACTCATGCATCCGCCGCATTTGCGCCGCCACCGCAAGAGCCACGACGGTAAGCGCCAGCATCATGACGGCCAGAACGCCAAGCGTGACGCCAACGCCCCATAGCTTCAGCGTGGTCCCGATGACGGCGTACAGGGCCACGCCCATGAGCGAGCGCACCATGGAAATGACGGATAGAATGCGCGCCCTGGTGGCATTCACCAGATAATCCTGCGTGACGCTCTCCACGACGATGAACAGCATCTCCGCCAGGAACAGCGCCATCACGCTCACCGAGAGCAGCGTCATCGGCGACCCCGCGGCCAACGGCAGCAGGACGAACGCCGCGGATTGGGCCGCAAGCGTCCCCACGAGCACCGCCTTGCGGCCGAATCGTTTCGTCAGCCATCCGGCCAATAGGTAGGCACCGGCGTTGGCGATCCGGGATGAACCGGAGAACAGTCCGATCATCGGCAGGGCGATTCCCGACGCCGCGAAAATGATCTGCGTGGAGTTCGCATAGCCCATCGCAGTCATATCCAGTGCGGCGGTCGCGGCCAAAAAGACGGCGAACACCCATGCCGGCGCATATGTCGTCCAATGCGTCGCAAACGTACGCGGGCGGACTCTCCCGGGTCTGTTCCGGCTCGGATCGCCGCCGGCGCCGCGCCCGGCCTGCGGCTCCTTCACAACGACCAGCATCGCGAATTCAGCGGCATAGACGCCGGCCATCAGCAGGTACAGCATGGTCCATGAATACGACGCCAACAGAGCCCCGAACAAGGCCGAGACGCCCAGCATGATTTGCTGCCCGGCCATGGCACGCGAGCTGTATGAGAGATAATTCCTTTCCGTTCCGCCGCCCGCATCAGCCCGCGCGGCCTCCACCAGCTCATACAGCAACGAGTTGTCGGAGCCGGACAAGAACGTGTACGCGAAGGCGCATAGGGCCATCATGCCCATATAGCCCGCAAAACCTTGGACCAGCAGCATTCCCATGTTGTATGCCGCCAGCAGCGAGGTGCCGACCATGAGCGATGTCTTACGCCCGAACCGGTCGGACACCCAGCCGGTCGGGATCTCGAACATCACGGTGGCCAATTGGAACATGGCCTCGCACAAAGCCACCTGTTGCACGTCCAGACCATGCTGGCCCACATATACCAGGAACACGGCCCGGTCCAGCACAAATCCGGTGGCGGCAAGAAAGACGCAATACAGCCGCAGATTACCTTTGGGCGCGGCTCCCCGATGCAATAGCTCCATAACGTTTTCCCATCAATCGCAATCATCCAATGTCAGACAATGTCGAGGATTGAACGGGAACAGCGAGCCCAAATCGTCGCGGAAAGACGCCGAGTCATGCCCGACAGCGGCAAAATCGGGCGGCACGCAACGGCAAAAGCGGCAGCGCCTCGTCATATATGACGGATGCTTTCGCCTCACAGAATCGTGATTACGCGGAAATGGGCACACTACTCCCTAGGAACGCCGAATGTTGCCCACAAAAAGAACGGGAACGGTCAAGCGGACCACCCGCGTGGCCTGCACCTCTTGAACCTGATTCCCATGAAACATGCCGCCAGTATAGCATAGCAAAAGGCCCCGCGGCTCATCCGTCTTGGACGATACCGTCGCGATCGCCGCAATCCCTCACACGATGTGAGCCAATTCGTGAGCCAACTAACCGGCACGACGTTCATATCACGATAATTTCGATACCGACCAATCACATCTCACTGCCATGTCACATTGTCGAGATCCACACCGAATCTTGTCGCGTTGGCTTCGATCAGCGTAAGCAGCCACTGGGCCAAACCCGGTTCCAAAGCATCGTAATGCTGTACGAAACGCTCGTCGGCCACGTACATGCGGCCAAGGCACACGTGCATTGACGGGGTGACATCGAACCATACCAGGGAACGACGGTGGGCTTCCGCCAACTCATTGGCCTCATCGCTGCCGGGATTCACACCGCGCCGCATGGCATCGGCGAGCTGCTGCTCGATGGCTTCGAATTGCTTCATGTCGCGCTCCCGCATATCAGACGTTCTCCTCACCTGGTATTCCGCAGCCTGCATCCACTGCCGGCTCCCGCCCCAACGGCTCTGTGCTTCTTCGGCCCATTCGCGGGATTGCCGCGTCGCATCATTCATATCGATTCCTTTCTGTGCGATGTTCATAAGCCGATCGATATCGGCCAATGCCTGATTGATCTGTTCCGCCTTGCGTGCAAGTCGGCCCCGACGATCCGCCAGCTCGCGTATTACCTCACTCGGCTTGGCATCGAGCAGCTGCTTGATACGCGGCACGGGTATGCCGAGCTCCCTATACAACAGCAGCCTGCGCAGTCGGCTGAGGTCCGAATCGGAATACAGTCGGTATCCATTCCAGTCGCGTTGTGGAGACACCAGACCCGTTTCGTCCCAATGCCGCAGCATGCGAATACTGATGTTCGTCAGCCGCGACACCTCCCCTACGTTGAGATAGGAAATACGCTCCGCCGGGGTACCCATGTCGTGTGATTGCCGGTCATTCATGGTTATAGGCTAAAGCATGACATCATGTGAGGGTCAAATCAGCACAGTGACGTAGATACTGACGTAGATACGGACATCAATTCAGCTTTCCCGATCTCAGATGACACCAAAATACCTGCAACCGACCGTGCAATCGTGTGGACGGGAATGGGTTGCAGGTAAAAGGTGTCGAGTTATAGCCCGGAATCGCCCCTAACTAGTACCGAAATACCTGCAACCGCAGTAATCAGCCCCTTTATACCTGCAATCCGGCAAATACGGTTCAGACAACCCGCACATCCGGACCACCATCCAGACGCACCGTTTATACTGGATCGCACATCGAATCAACATCTAAAGCCAACCGTCTCCGACAACCCATAGGGAGAGCACATGGATGACATGAACCCGCGCTGCGGCTGGTGCAATCTCAGCAATCCCGTCTATGTTGCCTATCACGATGCCGAATGGGCGGTTCCGTCGCATGACGACCACCACCTCTTTGAGATGCTGGTGCTCGAGACCTTCCAAGCCGGACTGTCATGGGAGACGATACTGAACAAACGCGAGCGTTTCCGTCAGGCGTTCGATGGGTTCGACATCGAACGGATCCGGAGCTATGACGAGAACAAGATCGCAGAGCTCATGGACGATCCGGGCATCATCCGCAACCGTCGCAAAATCGTCGCGACGGTCGGCAATGCCAACGCATTCCGGGATATCCAGACGTCGTACGGCAGTTTCGACGACTATATCTGGCAGTTCACCGGCCGTCGCGTCATCTACGAGACGGGCATGACGATGTCCCGTCTGTCCGACGCCGTCGCAGCGGATCTCAAGGCGCATGGCATGCGATTCATCGGCACCACCATCGTCTACGCCTATCTGCAATCCATCGGCGTCATCAATGCGCATGAGCCGGGATGCTTCCTGCACCGGGAAAGATGACCCGCGAAAGGATTCACCGGGCCGAGCGCTCCGAACCGTTCTTCCTACGCAGGAACACGAGCGGGATGATGATCAGCGGTACTGCGCACGCGCCCATGGCCAGGAACGTCAGGTTCAGGCCGTGCATGTTGGCGGCGGCCGCATCCATGCCACCGGACTGCGCCGAGGCGGCCAACGCCGTCATCATGCCCACGAACACAGCCTGTCCGATGGCGCCGGCGATGGTGCGCAGCGCAGTCAGTAGGGCGTTCGCATCGGCAAGCCGACCTTCGCCGGCGGACGCGGTGCCCCAGGTCACCAACGGCATCATCAGACAGCCGATGGCCAGCGAGCGCATCACGTTGATAGCGGCCGCCACCCAGATCGACGCGTCCAGCGGCAGGAGCCCCATGCACAGGTTGCTGGCCGTCAGGCAGATGCCGCCGACCAGGAACAGCCGCTTTACGCCGAATCGGTCGTACAGTTTGCCGGCCATCGGGCTGATGACCGCCATGGCCAGCGAACCGGGCAGGCCCACCAGTCCGGCCATCGACGCCGAATCGCCCTTGATGGTCTGCACGTACAGCGGCATCATCACCGACGAGCCGGCGATGAACAGCGCCGCGCCTATCAGATAGAGCGGTTTGGTGGGGAATCGCGTGATGAGGAACGCGGTGAGCGGCATGACGATGCCCATGGCCAGCGAGTATCCGCTGGTGAGCCACTGGCCGGTCTGCATGGTGACGCCCAGATCCTTGGCGATGGGAGGCAGCGCCGTGGTGAGCGCCGTGGCCATGATGGTGGTGGCGATGCACGAGAGCATGATGTTGATGAAGATCAGCGTGCGACGGCGATTGCTGAGTGGTGCTTGTTCAATGGTTGTTGTGGTATTTGACATGATTCCGTTTCGTATATCAATTCGAGCATAACGAGGCTGAAGGGAGCCGCACAGGGCCGGCCCGACCACTCCCCCTCAGTCACTTCGTGACAGCTCCCTTCAGGGAGGGGAGCCAAGGTATTACCGAATGTCGTGCTTGTCGAGTTCCCGGTAGTGTTCTTTGATCACGGTGAGGATTTCGGCGAATTGCTCGCGCTGCTGCGCGGTGAGCGCCTCGAGCAGCTCGCCGGATGACCCATCGGCGGCCGCGCGCCGGCGCATCGCCTCGGCCTTGCCCTCATCGGTGAGCGCGACCAGATAGGTGCGCCCATCTTCGGGATGCGGCGTGCGCACGATCCAACCGCGTGTCTCCATCTTGCCGAGCAGCTCACTCAGCGACGCCGATCGTATGCCGAGGATCGCGGCGAGACGGCGCTGGCTGACCGGTCCAAGACCACTGACGGTCAGCAGGCAGCGCGTCTGGCCGCTGCCGTATATCAACGAATGATCGCGTCGCGTCTCGCGCTGGTGGCTGATGCGCGCCACCTCATAGAACAGCCCCGCCAACGTCTTGTCATCCATCGTCATGTTCCGAGTATCCCCCATCGTTTTTGCAAGGTACCTAATAAATAATACAAGGTACCTCGACAAATGGATTCATCGAGGTCGGGCATACGCCGCATATTCACATTCGAAAGACGGCCCAAACCCATCGGCGACCGCCGAGAGTCAGTTCACTTTCACTATCGGATGACGGATGATGGTTTTGAGGTTTTCCGGTTTGGACCGGCGCGGATCGGACAGGTAGATTTCGTGATGACGGCGGGTGTCGGAGAAGTCGAGCTCGTAGCCTTGCGAGCGCACGTAGTCGTCCAGAATCGCCACGGTTGCGGGCTCGTCGTCGTACGGGCCTTTGTGCATGACCTGCGCGACCACGCCTTCATCGAAGTCGAAAAGATATGCGCGATCGATGTCGGCTTCGGGATGCTTGGAGGCAAATGATGTCTTGGCCCATGCGTAGGCCTCATCGGTCACGAATTCCGGCAGACGAATCATCGAAGTCCAATGGAAGTCGGTTTTGCGCGCGTAATCAACACCGGGAACACCCTCTCCCATGCTCCATAAACCCTCCAGCGGAGGCACGGTGTAGTCGAAGTACCCGTCAATATGCTCGGCCGGGTTCTTTGATTTCCTGCTCATTTTGACGGTGAACGAAATGCCATACAGCAGTTGCATCGCCTTGGCGTAGTCGCCGCCCTCCTCGTTCGGGTCGCCCACACCGTCCACCGCGACGAACCGCATCGCCGGCACCATGACGATGGCCGGCACGGTCTTCGGCTGATACAGGTCCTTATATTCCTTCTTATAGTCGAATGCCATCGTTACCTCCTGATATCGGAAACAGGGTCGCGCGCCTCATCGTGCGCTTGCTGATTCCAGTCTAAAGGCACATTCCGCCAGTCAAACGCGGGTACAACAAACCGTTGTGAGCCCCGGCAATATCACAGGCGGACGGTCAGATCGGGCCAGCGCTCCAGCCATCGTTTGTCGCGGATGCGGCGTTCGACCAGGTCGCGCGGCATGGTTGCGCCATCGACCGTCACCGGACGGACTATCAGATCGAGCAGGTCGGCGGAGCCGTAGCAGTAGAGAAAGGACAGCTTGCCGTTCTCGTCGAGTCTGATGGCAACGGCGGTGGCGGTTTCGGTCCAGTGGGCGATGCCTTCGGCCGTGGAGCGGAATGGGGCCACGCCGTCCTTGACGTGCATGCGGGCTTGGTTGCGAATCTCCCAGCAGGCGAACGGGAAACGTTCGTTCGCGCGGTCGCTTAAGGCCCAATCCGTTTCAGGCGCGGTATCAGAGGCATGGAAATACACCAGGTCCACGTCGCGAGGCCGGACCGGTTCATTGCCCTCCATGGCGTCCCAGACACGATTGCGCAGAAAGCCCGCGCCGATCCACCAGTCGGGGAGGCTCATCGCCTTCGCGGCCGCAAGCACCCGCATCATCCATCCATCAGCGGCGACCAATTGCCCGATATCCGCCTCGGATTCAGGGAACCGTCGCACCGGCAACGCCATCGGCACCCCACTTTCCGCTGTCTGACATACCGCTCGCATACACCATCAACACCGCATACGGTACCACGCCCGCGCCGCTGGTATCATCGTCAGACATGACTGCACACGGAACGGGAGCATACGGAGCGCACGACACCCCCGGGGGAACCGGGGCCGACGCCGTCGCCAGCGGGGCGCCGCGGCGCATCGCGATCATCGGATACAGCGGCGGCGGCAAATCGACGCTGGCCCGCGCGCTGGGCGAATCGTTGGGGCTGCCGGTATTGCACCTCGACGCGGTGCAGTTCCTGCCGGGCTGGCGGACGCGGCCGGTCGGCGAGCAGCGGTCCATGGTCGCCGAGTTCCTGGAACGGCATGACGCATGGGTGATCGACGGCAACTACTCCGATCTGTGCGAGCGGGAACGGCTCGCCTCGGCGGATCTCATCGTCATGCTGCTGTTCAACCGATTCGCCCGCCTGTGGCGCGTATGCAAACGGCTGCACGCCTATCGCGGCCGCTCCCGCCCCAGCATGGCGGCGGGATGCGAGGAGCGCCTCGACGCGGAATTCGTCTGGTGGGTCCTGCATCAGGGCTGCGACGCAAGCCACCGCAACCGCTATCGCGCCATCCGGCACCGCCATGCGTCGAAAACCGTGGTGATCCGCAATCAGCGGCAGCTCACCCGGTTCACGCAAGGCCTGTGCCGGCAGCAGCTCAGAACAGCTGCTCCTGCTGCTGCGGCAGCTTCGCGCTCATGAGCAGCAGGAAGCTGCGCGACAGGGCGGTGATCACGAATTCGGCCTCATAGTTCAGCTCTGGCCCGTCCGGATTATGCGTGTCGACGACCAGCTGCCACTTGCGCCCGTACTTCTCGTCGGGCAGCGTGAACATGATCGGCTCGTAGTGCGCGTTGAAGATGAGAATGAAGTCGTTGTCGACCATCTGCTTGCCGTACCAGTCGGTTTCGGGGATGTCCGACCCGTTGAGGTAGATCATCACCGAGAAGGC encodes the following:
- a CDS encoding MFS transporter — protein: MELLHRGAAPKGNLRLYCVFLAATGFVLDRAVFLVYVGQHGLDVQQVALCEAMFQLATVMFEIPTGWVSDRFGRKTSLMVGTSLLAAYNMGMLLVQGFAGYMGMMALCAFAYTFLSGSDNSLLYELVEAARADAGGGTERNYLSYSSRAMAGQQIMLGVSALFGALLASYSWTMLYLLMAGVYAAEFAMLVVVKEPQAGRGAGGDPSRNRPGRVRPRTFATHWTTYAPAWVFAVFLAATAALDMTAMGYANSTQIIFAASGIALPMIGLFSGSSRIANAGAYLLAGWLTKRFGRKAVLVGTLAAQSAAFVLLPLAAGSPMTLLSVSVMALFLAEMLFIVVESVTQDYLVNATRARILSVISMVRSLMGVALYAVIGTTLKLWGVGVTLGVLAVMMLALTVVALAVAAQMRRMHE
- a CDS encoding DNA topology modulation protein FlaR, whose protein sequence is MTAHGTGAYGAHDTPGGTGADAVASGAPRRIAIIGYSGGGKSTLARALGESLGLPVLHLDAVQFLPGWRTRPVGEQRSMVAEFLERHDAWVIDGNYSDLCERERLASADLIVMLLFNRFARLWRVCKRLHAYRGRSRPSMAAGCEERLDAEFVWWVLHQGCDASHRNRYRAIRHRHASKTVVIRNQRQLTRFTQGLCRQQLRTAAPAAAAASRS
- a CDS encoding GNAT family N-acetyltransferase; amino-acid sequence: MAVFRRAVTDTASRDYNSEQVHTWAGHTGTLRQWNERRMAVHTWVAEVAEYPFGGPLRESSGSESVLAGFIDVDDAGYIDVLFVDPSCSRRGVASLLLGQVERFAGAAGLDRLTVHASITARPFFAKHGFRVIGIRHPAIGAVTFTNYLMSKP
- a CDS encoding DNA-binding protein yields the protein MASACVGDIAILEVALRNHMDRQLSLISLEQADTEDWYMAGLRFDDRTQRQIRKAWGHLTIQQKKRHTRGHLVAALTFGFWRNLLENGGAIHAHWPDEGSADYENDLWRAGIAKAFPGGRRHALDTNAKWTRNYALDIVKTVHALRNRVAHHEPLVNGIPLPGENRRITLADAVQACFDLAMIMDRDLHAWLMDNSKMKLVLEHEPQHNE
- a CDS encoding GyrI-like domain-containing protein — its product is MAFDYKKEYKDLYQPKTVPAIVMVPAMRFVAVDGVGDPNEEGGDYAKAMQLLYGISFTVKMSRKSKNPAEHIDGYFDYTVPPLEGLWSMGEGVPGVDYARKTDFHWTSMIRLPEFVTDEAYAWAKTSFASKHPEADIDRAYLFDFDEGVVAQVMHKGPYDDEPATVAILDDYVRSQGYELDFSDTRRHHEIYLSDPRRSKPENLKTIIRHPIVKVN
- a CDS encoding MFS transporter codes for the protein MSNTTTTIEQAPLSNRRRTLIFINIMLSCIATTIMATALTTALPPIAKDLGVTMQTGQWLTSGYSLAMGIVMPLTAFLITRFPTKPLYLIGAALFIAGSSVMMPLYVQTIKGDSASMAGLVGLPGSLAMAVISPMAGKLYDRFGVKRLFLVGGICLTASNLCMGLLPLDASIWVAAAINVMRSLAIGCLMMPLVTWGTASAGEGRLADANALLTALRTIAGAIGQAVFVGMMTALAASAQSGGMDAAAANMHGLNLTFLAMGACAVPLIIIPLVFLRRKNGSERSAR
- a CDS encoding nucleotidyltransferase family protein gives rise to the protein MALPVRRFPESEADIGQLVAADGWMMRVLAAAKAMSLPDWWIGAGFLRNRVWDAMEGNEPVRPRDVDLVYFHASDTAPETDWALSDRANERFPFACWEIRNQARMHVKDGVAPFRSTAEGIAHWTETATAVAIRLDENGKLSFLYCYGSADLLDLIVRPVTVDGATMPRDLVERRIRDKRWLERWPDLTVRL
- a CDS encoding MarR family winged helix-turn-helix transcriptional regulator encodes the protein MTMDDKTLAGLFYEVARISHQRETRRDHSLIYGSGQTRCLLTVSGLGPVSQRRLAAILGIRSASLSELLGKMETRGWIVRTPHPEDGRTYLVALTDEGKAEAMRRRAAADGSSGELLEALTAQQREQFAEILTVIKEHYRELDKHDIR
- a CDS encoding DNA-3-methyladenine glycosylase I — translated: MDDMNPRCGWCNLSNPVYVAYHDAEWAVPSHDDHHLFEMLVLETFQAGLSWETILNKRERFRQAFDGFDIERIRSYDENKIAELMDDPGIIRNRRKIVATVGNANAFRDIQTSYGSFDDYIWQFTGRRVIYETGMTMSRLSDAVAADLKAHGMRFIGTTIVYAYLQSIGVINAHEPGCFLHRER
- a CDS encoding MerR family transcriptional regulator, with amino-acid sequence MNDRQSHDMGTPAERISYLNVGEVSRLTNISIRMLRHWDETGLVSPQRDWNGYRLYSDSDLSRLRRLLLYRELGIPVPRIKQLLDAKPSEVIRELADRRGRLARKAEQINQALADIDRLMNIAQKGIDMNDATRQSREWAEEAQSRWGGSRQWMQAAEYQVRRTSDMRERDMKQFEAIEQQLADAMRRGVNPGSDEANELAEAHRRSLVWFDVTPSMHVCLGRMYVADERFVQHYDALEPGLAQWLLTLIEANATRFGVDLDNVTWQ